The segment TTTAAAGGGCAAAGCCAAATGGTTGAAGATAATACGGTGGACTTTAAGCCACAAAACGTTGAAGATGTGAAAGTTGGCTAAAGTTTTAGTTTTCGTGCGCTTTTAATAATTTCAAATCAAAGGTTGCATACTACTAACAATGTATTATATTGGGTTAATTTTAATCACAATACGGTTAGGAGCGGCCTTATGAAAATAATGAAATTCTCTGAACGCATTGGTTATATAGGAAAAGGCTCTAGGGAGAAACAGGAAATGATTTCCTTAGGGGAGGCGTATTCCCTTTGGACAACCCTCGAGATGAGGTATGATGCTTTAATCACCTCAAAAACCCTTTTTGAATTAGCGAAAGATGAAGATCTTAAGAAGATTATAAAGGATGGTATCAAAGTACTTTCCTCACAAAAAGAAACATTAGAGAAATTAATGAGAGAATTTCGTATCCCAATGCCCAGCAAGCCACCTGAGGAAGCCAATATTGTAATTGATATAAACACGGTAACCGATAAATACATATATAGGGAAATTTATAATGGTATGGCCAATTTCATGTTTAAGCATGTTTCTAATTATCAGAGGGCAAACGGGTCTTATTTGAGAGAAGATTTTCGGAGATTCTTGATACAGGAAATGGACCTGTATGATAGTTTTTTTGAATATGGAAAGTTAAAGGCATATTTACACGAGGAGCCAACATTTAGAACATAATAAAGGTAGAATGGAATGTAATTTAAACTTCTACACTGGGCAGCATTTTTACCAATTGCCGGACGTCAAGTACTTTAAAAGGAAATTATTAAAACCATATATAACGACTTGTCACCATTGTCTTGATATTGAATACCTTATAAATAAAGGAGGTATTCATAAATGAGACATGAAGTGAACTTTCTGTTGCTGCCCGAGGGGCAGACAGGTGTGGCCACTGATCCAACTGGGAAATTCGCCACAAAATATAGTGTTGACCCGGTTGCACTGTTTAGTGATGCATTTGGCTTTGCCCAGTTGAGTAAGAATGACCCGTTATCTTTGGAAGTGATTATGATAGCACCGAAACCAGACATGATAGGTTTTAGCGGTTGGAAGTACGAGGGGTGGCTAGTGGACCAACCACCTGAAGGAAAGTATTCATCCGCAACCAGTGTTCATCCGGAATTTGGGGGGATTGCTCACCCAACCTTAGACAGTTCGGAATATCCTATTACTACGGGGCTTCTAAGGGATACAGGATTAACCTTGCCAAATGGTTTGGGTGTTTTTGTAAACGTTTTTAACCTTGACCAGTCGGCATGGCCTTATGATGTGGTAGTTATAACCTTTGAGCCGCCGGAAACTGGAACCGGTGACATGAACTACGACCCAAGACCCGATCCGGTGAGACCAATAACCGGAGCAATTCCTGGCAGAATAGCAAAACCCGCTTCACCACCCTGGCCAATGAAAAAATAAGTTCCAAACTCTTAAGTCCTGTAAGGTTACTTGCAGGAGTATTTTTTTAACCCAGGTAGAAATGATACAAATAGTTTATTTCTTTTTATTGGGCCGAACCTTGTCCCAGCCTTTGTCGCCCCTAACTACTTCTTCAGGGGCACTCTCGTCATCTAATCCGTAAACGTCCTCATAGATTACCCCGTCTGCGCCTCTAAAGTAGGGAATCCCTTCAACCGGCTCTACCTGCCCAATGTTTTCGTTTTCGTCAGCGCCGCCATAATAAGCACCGGCCCGGGCACGTTCTGCGTGCTCAGTATACTGCATGGCGTCCTGCCAGGTGTCTTCGCCGTCATATTCGATTTGGTCCGCGTCGCCCAGTAC is part of the Metallumcola ferriviriculae genome and harbors:
- a CDS encoding DUF3231 family protein — its product is MKIMKFSERIGYIGKGSREKQEMISLGEAYSLWTTLEMRYDALITSKTLFELAKDEDLKKIIKDGIKVLSSQKETLEKLMREFRIPMPSKPPEEANIVIDINTVTDKYIYREIYNGMANFMFKHVSNYQRANGSYLREDFRRFLIQEMDLYDSFFEYGKLKAYLHEEPTFRT